A DNA window from Xiphias gladius isolate SHS-SW01 ecotype Sanya breed wild chromosome 3, ASM1685928v1, whole genome shotgun sequence contains the following coding sequences:
- the txn2 gene encoding thioredoxin, mitochondrial: MAHRLLLRRIWKLSVKDIRCIQASTATIASSSFSTSLQSATTRVSFLSPSRTLPHSLPHTSSRAVSFNVQDHEDFTERVINSELPVLVDFHAQWCGPCKILGPRLEKAVAKQKGRVAMAKVDIDDHTDLAIEYGVSAVPTVIAMRGGDVVDHFVGIKDDDELDSFVSKIIGQ, translated from the exons ATGGCTCACAGGCTGCTACTACGTAGAATTTGGAAGCTGTCTGTGAAAGATATCCGCTGCATCCAAGCATCCACTGCTACCATcgcttcctcttctttttccacCTCACTGCAGTCCGCCACAACCCGggtctccttcctctctccgtCACGCACTCTGCCTCACTCCCTTCCTCACACCTCTAGCCGGGCAGTCTCCTTCAATGTTCAGGACCACGAGGACTTCACAGAGAGGGTCATCAACAGTGAACTGCCCGTGCTAGTTGACTTTCACGCACA gTGGTGTGGTCCCTGTAAGATTCTTGGGCCGAGGTTGGAGAAGGCTGTTGCAAAACAGAAAGGCCGTGTTGCCATGGCAAAAGTTGACATAGATGATCACACAGACCTGGCTATTGAATATGGG GTGTCTGCTGTTCCGACAGTAATCGCCATGCGGGGAGGTGATGTCGTTGACCATTTTGTGGGGATCAAAGATGATGATGAGCTGGACTCATTTGTCAGCAAAATCATTGGACAATAA